GCACCCACAACCAAAACAGACACTGTTATCAATCTTTATTCAATCTTCTGTATTCAGCGCAGAGTTCAGCACAAGTTTTTTCACTACAGCAAAACAGTATATCCTTATCAATTGATGAGACTTGGAATGGAGTTAAACTAATTTGCCATACATGtaataaaggaatgaaattgaGGAATTTGTTCTCACCCAGACTCAGCCTTGCCCTAGGTTAGGGATGACTGAGGCAAAATCAAAGGGGTATAAAGACtccttattatattatttaaaactttaaaattatccATAAATCTCTTATCTGAAATACTATGGGAGATTAATTTGATTGACTTAGGCATCTCTAAAATGCAAACACttggatagaaagagagagaatctcaccaTGTTGCTGTTCTTAAGGGTAAAGCAATTTCTTAAGTTTAaagtaggggatgggctaaatgggtgacagacattaaggagggcacttgttgggatgagcactgggtgttaaatatAAGCGGTGAATCACCtagttctactcttgaaatcattattacactatatgttaactaacttggatttaaataaaattaaaaaataaatgaaaaaataatttatcagacTGCTTTTCTATGTAATTCATTTTCCAACTGAATTGAGAGCCTCTTTTATATGATGCTTTGTAACCCAAAACTTCTTAGTAGTAGTTTATGTCCATTCATTTTTGACTCTTGTCTTCAGTGGCCACCGGGAGCATTTCTGATTACATAGAACAAATCTTCCATCATTCTGAAAAAAGTAACTAATAGAAAAGACATGGAAATACAGgcacttttgagagagaagcacACAGGCAAGGAGTTTCAGGGAGTGTTGGCTGATGAATGCAacctgaggaggggaggagaccaAAACACATACAGAGGCATAGAACTGGCTTACTAAGTGTCAGTTAAGTGATTGATGTCAGTTGTTGTGAATCTAATGACTCCAGAGCTCAGGATATCCAGCTGTGGGGAGAATTAATAAAAGGAACCATAGTTGTATCATGGCATGATCAGAGAACACAGACTCTGCAGTTGGGAAGCTCCTAGTCCAAcagagaggacacacacacacacacacacacacacacacacacacacactcacccacccAACAACCTGCAAAACAACTTCTGACTATTTCAGATAGAACAGAGTTTATGAAGGCAAAACATTTTTGCACATATATAAATTTCTAAGTAGATGTACAAAAACTCTCTTGTAATTCAAGTGACCAAACTTGGatgtatttataaatgttgaaaatatggGAGGTTCCATATAAATATGGAAGGGGTAAAAGGAATGTGATTTTCTGGAATAGAGAAATATTGTAATCTGCATTGTAGCATAGGTACTAAGACATGAATGATACTGTCAACCATGACATAACAGAGACCACAGGGCTGAAAAGTACAGGGTGCAACTACAGTTGAGCAAAGAGTATGTTTTTACAAAATTTGCCTTAcatcctggtgtgtgtgtgcacctatgAGTGTGTGCAGGCATGTGTACATGAGCACACACAACCATACCCACACCTTATAATCAGGATCCATGGATTTTGTTGGCTTGTGTAGTAGAAAGCATATCCATTTGAGTCTTAATCCTGCTTGTCAGTTTCTCTAAGCCCCGtttcatgtctttatttctcaaaCTGTAGATAAATGGATTCAACATGGATGTCAGTACAGTGTAGATGATTGTTGCTACTCGGTCCTTGACAGTATACCTGGACAAAGGGTGGAAATATTCATAGCTAATACTCCCATAAAACAGAGTCACCACAGTGAGATGGGAGCTGCAGGTGGAGAAGGCTTTGCATTTTCCAGACGCTGAGGGAATGTTGAGGACAGCAATGAGGATTCTTAGGTATGAGATGATGATGCAGATACATGGGGCCATCACAGAAGCCATCCCTTCTGTCATGGCCATAACTTCATTAACAAAGGTGGAAGAGCAGGCCAGTTTCAGAACAGGGTTGACATCACAGAAAAAATGTTGGATTACATTTGGTGCACAGAACGTGAGCCGATTGACCAGGAGGACATGTAGGAGGGAGTGGAGGCAGGAGAAAGCTACGGAGAAGGCCAGCAGCAACGTACAGCGTCTGTGGTTCATCACAGTGACATAGTGGAAAGGATTACAAATGGCTACATAGCGGTCAATGGCCATAACTGCCAGGAGATAACTGTCTATGTTTccaaaaaccaggaaaaaatacATCTGTGTCAGACATTCAGCATAGGAAATGGTCTTTGTCTCTGATAAGAAGTTCACTAACATCTTGGGGACTACGACTGTTGTGTAGCAAATATCAGCAAAGGACAAGATGctcaggaagaagtacatggggttTTGGAGTTTGGGATCAGAGCGGATAGCCAGGATGATGAGCAGATTCCCCGTTAAAGTGACCAGGTACATGATAAGAAAGAGAGCAAAGAGTGGCTTCTGGTCCTCAGGGTGAGAGGAGAGTCCTATGAGGATGAATTCAGACAGTCTTGTCAGGTTGGACATTCCCATGGACTTGAATGCACCTACAGATAAAAGGTCCTGTCAATTAATGGTTCTTATGTCATCTAGGACATGCACCTTTCCATCTGGTTCTTGCAATGAGAATTAGCAGTTACTAATAGAGCATGTActtcaatgtttttctttatgaatatgGGCAAATGAGAGCCAAAGTTGTGTTTTCACttgttcttttagaatttttgagatagagatctATAGAAAATAGAttcaagaggaaagagagagaaaaagagaggagcacagagagagagagagagagatagagagagagagagagagagagagagagagagagagagagattactgtcttcttttccttACTCTGTGGCTGATAATCACAGGATCCACAGATACAGTCTATGACTAAGGTTCAGGTCAGCTTCTCATAAAGGTTATTTTTGGCTAAGCCACCCCTATATAATCATGAAGTAGCTATCTCACCTAATTTGTGGTTGAAGAATAACaatctttttaaacaaacatgCTTCTTTTGCAACAGAAGCAGGATAgtcattaaaaaacattgaaCTGAATGTAGAACTGAATGTAAGAagttaggggcaaagagagctggggaagggaaagtGAAAGGGAGGGAgtatatttttatgagaaaattcTCTCCCCAAATTCCCTTTCTTCAGCTGATAATTCCTATTCTGTGGTCTGGGCTATGTGACTCACAGGTAGACTGGGTAAATAAAGATTATAGAGTATAGATATAAAATCTCAACATTTAGCACAAACATAAGGTCACTCTCTTAGCATCCAGTGATGACTAATTATCTCTCTGAGATCAGATATTTACACCTTTTCACGAGGTATTCTCAACATTGACTTCTTACCAGGGAAGGACATTGAAGTCTTGTCTCATGTATTTATTCCCCTCCTCTGATTTCTGCTCCATGGAAAAGAAGGCAAACTGTGCTTAGAGACAGCAAACAGAAAATGTGCCTGGTTGTAGAAAGTCTAAGGTTTCTTGAATATGAATTCTCCCTTCCATGGATTCTTACCACCCTTCCCAAGCTATAGATACTTACAGCCCCTACATCCCTCATGGGAGATTCTTCTGATGCTGTGTCACTAAATCCCTGGTGTTTGGTGGAAGAGAGAGTAAGAAGAGAAACACACATTAACCTTTTACAGGATTGACTCCAAAGGTTCAGAAGAATTGTATGTGTTCTCCCTCCCTAGGTGGCCGCATATCCCTCACCTCAAACATCTGGGTAGAATCCAACATCTGCATAGCCTGGTGTAGGTGTCCAAGATGGACAATAATTTTCTGTTCCTAGCTCTTGTAACCTCTCTGAAACAATAAGCTTCTGTCCCTGGATTAGTGGGTGATGTCCCATATATCAGTGAGGACAGAGCACCAGGCAGGGACACCTAGGTCCAGTTTCCAtcttgaaaaagttttatttggaGTTCCCCTGAGTGCCTCCATTTGTTCAAAGGACAACTCCCTGGAAGAACTACAACATCATGTAtatcttcaagtttatttttatgtatttgtgtattatttAAGTGTCATTGGcatataacatattagtttctggtgtacaacatagtgcttcaacatttatatactttATGAAGTAATTACCAGGATAAATGTAGCTacaatctgtcaccatacaaagttgttacaatcTTAAACTATATTACCTATGCAgtacattacatccctatgacttatttttcaaaatgtatttatttttatttattactgaaatataattattttttaatatcagtagttttttgtttttattattaattttactttttaaattttttccaaattagcatatagtgcaacagtgattttaggagtagattccttattgccccttacccatttagcccatctacCCTCCcgcaatccctccagtaaccctctgtttgttctccatatttaagagtctcttatgttttgtccccctccctgtttttatattatttttgctttccttcccttatgttcatcttttctgtgtcttaaagtcctcatatgaatgaagtcatatgatatttgcctttctctgactaattttgcttagcataataccctctagttccatccacgtagttgcaatggcaagatttcattctttttgattgccaagcaatactccattgtgtgtgtgtgtgtgtgtgtgtgtgtgtgtgtgtgtgtgtgtgtatacacaccacatcttctttatccattcatccattgatggacatttgggctttttccatactttggctattgttgatagtgctactataaaatGGGGGTGCATGTTtatgaaacagcacacctgtatcaaaacagcacacctgtatcccttggataaatacctagtagtgcaattgctaagtCATAacgtagttccatttttagttttttgaggaacctccatactgttttccagagtggctgcaccagcctgcattcccaccaacaatgcaaaagagatcctctttctctgcatcctcgccaacatctgttgttgcctgagctgttaatgttagccattttgacaggtgtaaggtggtatctcattgtggttttgatttgtattaccatgatgatgagtgatgtttagcattttttcatgtgttggttggccatctgggtgtctttttTGGAgctgtgtctattcatgtcttttgcccatttcttcactggattatttgtttttttgggtgctgagtttgataaggtctttatagattttggatactaaccctttatttgatatgtcatttgccaatatcatctcctattctgtcagttgccttttagttttgctgattgtttcctgcgctgtgcagaagctttttattttgatgaggtcccaatagttcatttttgcttttgtttcccttgcctctggagatgtgttgagcaagaaattgctgtggccaagatcagagaggtttttgcctgctttcttcttgaggattttgatggcttcctgtcttacatttaggtttttcatccattttgagtttatttttgtgtatggtgtaagaaagtggtccaggttcattcttctgcaggtcgctgtccagttctcccaacaccacttgctgaagagactgcctttattccattggatattctttcctgctttgtcaaggattagttggccatacatttgtgggcccatttctgagttctgtattctgttccattgatctaagtgtctgtttttgtgccatgaaatataattattataaaatgtaatatatgtttCAGGTTACAGCATATTCAACAATTTTGTATATTAGTCAGtgttcaccacaataagtgtaaccaccctctgtcaccatacaatattattacaatattattgactatatttcttatgctgtacttttatttgcatgacttacttattttataactagatgtttatatttatttatccccTTCTTTTATTTTGCCCAACCCCCTTCTGGctaccaccagtttgttctctgtatttgattctgtgtttgtttgtttgtttgtttgttttgttttacttttatatttcacatataaatgaaattatatagtatttgtttttctctgtctgacttatttcacttagtataatacactctaggtcaATCCATGATGTAGAATAtgggaaaatttcatttttaaaatatctgagtaacattccagtgtgtgtgtgtgtgtgtgtgtgtgtgtgtgtgtgtatccagaTACCACCCCaccaccagtcagagtggctaaagtgaacaactcaggaaactacagatgttggcgaggatgtggagaaatgggaaccctcttgcactgttcatgggaatgcaaacttgcgtagctgctctgggaaacagtgtggaggttcctcaaaaaattaaaaatagaactgccttatgacccagcaatagcattactaggaatttatccaaggatacaggcgtgctgattcataggggcacatgtaccccaatgtttattgcagcactttcaacaatagccaaattatggaaagagcctaaatgtccatcaactgatgaatggataaagaagatgtggtttatatatacaatggaatactacttggcaatgagaaagaataaaatcatgccatttgcagcaacatggatggaactgaaaggtattattgctgagtgaaataagtcagagaaggacagatatcacatgttttcactcatatgtggatattgagaaacttaacagaagaccatggggaaagggaaggggaagaaaatagttacaaacagagagggagggaggcacaagccacaaagactcttaaatacagagaacaaactgagggtgaatgggggtgggggagaggggaaaatgggtgatgggcattgaggaagccacttgttgggatgagcactgggtgttgtatgtaagcgatgaaccacggaaatctaccccaaaaaccaagagcacactttacacactgtatgttagccaatttgacaataaatgatgcttaaaaaaaagtctcctatggtttgcctccgtctctgtttttatcttaatagccttcccttcccttatgctcatctgttgtgtttcttaaattccatatgagtgaaatcatatatctgtctttatctgcttgacttattttgcttagcataatacactctagttccatccacgttgttgcaaatgacaagatttcattcttcatcACCGAGTATTATTCCGTTGCATATaggtaccacatcttctttatctattcatcagttgatggatatttgtgctctttccataatttggctgttgttgatagaattgctataaaaattggggagCATGTCCCCCTCTTAATCagcagttttgtatcctttgaatgaattcctagtagtgcaattgctgggtcatagggtagttctgtttttaattttttgaggaaactccacactgttccCCAgagtgctgcaccagtttgcattccccacctacagtgcaaaagtgttctcctttctctacatatttgccaacacctgttgtttcctgtgttgttgattttagccattctgataggtgtgaagtgatatctcattgtagttttgatttgcatttccatgatcaTCAGtaaagttgaacatcttttcctgtgtctgttggccgtctaTATGtccactttggaaaaatatcactttttgttttctgtccttttttttagtttgattattgtttcttttaggtattgttggttgtttccatatttaaaaaatgtgttttcctttaatagacttaatttttttagagcagttaacgagtccagaaatagacttaAGTATGTATTGGAACTTATTATTTGCTACTGGGGTAATTCAGTGGAAAGTTGTgttttattaagtaaatattttggcATCTTATATAGgtaataagtattttatataaatattttccagaTGCACTAAAACTAAAGGCCTAAAACTAAACTAATGAAACACTAGAGTtgattttgtaaagtttttagtttaaattttagttagccaacatacagtataaatattggtttcaggagtagaatttggtgattcatcacttacatacaacagtgctcatcacgacaggTGCCCaccacccatctaacccatctcccatccaccttcctccataaaccctcagtttgttctctatcattaggAATCTTGTGTTTTGTtcccctgtctcctctccccacccccatatactcatctgttttgtttcttaagttccacatatgagtgaagttatatggtatttgtctatttctgattgacttattttgcttatcacaatacactctagctccatgcatgtcattgcaaatggcaagatttcattctttttgatggctgagtaatattccattgtatatatgtaccacatctttatccatgcatcagttaAGGAACATTTGGGCTCTCATcttagtttggctattgtttataatgcTGCTGTTAACATTAGAGTGCATGCATACCCCTTTgggtttgtatttttgtatcatttgggtaaatacctaatagtgcaattgctaaaATGTAAGGTAATTAattctatttgtagttttttgaacctccatactattctctAGGGTGGGTGCACccctttgcattcccactaacagtgtaagagggttcccctctctctggaTCCTTATTAacacctcttgtttcttgtgttgttaatttgagccattctgacaggtgtgaggtggtatctcatcacgGTTCCAATTTGTGTTgtcctgctgatgagtgatggtgagcttcttttcatgtgtctattaaccatctagatgtcttctttggaaaagtgtgtactcatgtcttctgcccatttcttcactggattatttgttttttgggtgttgagtttggaacattctttatagattttggctattaaccctttatatgatatgtcatttacagatATACTCTCCCATTCCATAGCTTTGCttcttggttttggggaagagaaatatctcttcttttctctgaaaggtcaatgtctttttcttctcttgtcccTCTTCATACATTGGCTGGGGAAGCAGGAGACTTGAGTGGTGCTTGATGGGGACAGACCTTGTTCTAGCTCCTCCCCCAAAACCCTGATGTGTGAGGGCTGGTTTGCCAGTGGTAGAGCATCCTTTAGAATATAGTGATTAGAACTTCGTCCTTGGCTTTGGACCTCAGTTGCTGTTCTGTCACAACAGGTTACCTCCCACTGGAAGTCCTTTTGCCAGGTGCATTTTGGGCAGCCCAGCACAGAAAATTTCCCACGGACACTTTCAGTCTCACACTCCCCAGGCTCATGCCATCTAATGACTCCTCATTCCCAGAAAACTTACTGAGAGTGTAGGAGGGACAAGTTTGGGCCCCTTAGACACCCagagttccttctttttttttttcaatatatgaagtttattgtcaaattggtttccatacaacacccagtgctcatcccaaaaggtgccctcctcaatacccatcaaccaccctcctctccctcccaccccccatcaacacttagttctcagtttttaagagtctcttatgctttggctctcttccactctaacctcttttttttttccttcctctcccccatgggtttctgttatgttacttaggatccacataggagtgaaaccatatggtatctgtctttctctgtatggcttatttcacttagcataacactctccagttccatccatgttgctacaaagggccatatttcattctttctcattgcctcgtggtactccattgtgtatataaaccacaatttcttttttttctcctttattggGTTTTATTgaccctttatatatatatattcacctgGCTCCCAAccctggagattcttttttttttatatgaaatttattgtcaaattggtttccatacaacacccagtgctcatcccaaaagatgccctcctcaatatccctcacgcaccctcccctccctcccaccc
This DNA window, taken from Acinonyx jubatus isolate Ajub_Pintada_27869175 chromosome D4, VMU_Ajub_asm_v1.0, whole genome shotgun sequence, encodes the following:
- the LOC128312276 gene encoding olfactory receptor 1L3-like; the protein is MGMSNLTRLSEFILIGLSSHPEDQKPLFALFLIMYLVTLTGNLLIILAIRSDPKLQNPMYFFLSILSFADICYTTVVVPKMLVNFLSETKTISYAECLTQMYFFLVFGNIDSYLLAVMAIDRYVAICNPFHYVTVMNHRRCTLLLAFSVAFSCLHSLLHVLLVNRLTFCAPNVIQHFFCDVNPVLKLACSSTFVNEVMAMTEGMASVMAPCICIIISYLRILIAVLNIPSASGKCKAFSTCSSHLTVVTLFYGSISYEYFHPLSRYTVKDRVATIIYTVLTSMLNPFIYSLRNKDMKRGLEKLTSRIKTQMDMLSTTQANKIHGS